ATCAGTATTGGTGTTCTACTAGCCACGTTGGGAGGGGCTACAGTGGTGGAGGAAAGAAAGGGCACTTTCCTGCACTGGTGTTTAGGAGTATCAATTTTACTGACCATGCTTATAGTTGGTGCTTTAGTGGGTATACAACAAGAGATATTGTTTACTAAATATGGTAAACATCCCGAAGAGGCAAGTGGTAGTACATAAAACATATCTATTTCTCATGTACACTTGACTACAATATTAGTTTATCACTCACAGGCATTATATTATTCTGTCACTCacttatttacactttttcaCACACCAATACAGGTTTTAacagtattaaaaatgatatataaaaataaaatttatattatattgtattccCTGTACCTTGATGATTATTTctaattgattcagtagttgtaagtttatcttttacaaataaaaatcatttttccttctttataaaattagtatagaaaaaaaatatatactcatCAGATTCTAATCAtcattttattctatttatatctattttttaagtgtaaatcaagattttataatattattaaatttaaatattacataatctTAACATTAATgacaactgctctggtgtaaCGGTGCATGTTCCGTGTCAGCAGCGCCTAAACACAGACAATCCTAGGTTTGATTGTCACTCAGAGTGCATATTtgcatttatacaaaaaaaaaaaaaaaaacgatttggtTTGGGAGACAAGGACTAATCCTTGTCTCCCCAACTCGCCTCAGAGAGtgcgttaagctgtcagtcccggttatcATCTACACCTAATACCGattgttattcatagtaggcAATTTATCCACCAACTGACAGTAGAGCAGCatagtagattaagctctggtccttcttctacatggagaaagagaaaaagcatgatattacaggctgaagcgcatatataatattatattgaaataactaCTACATTAGCCCAGTAATGCATTCAAGATGCTTCATTTAGATATAGGTGAATGGgtgtgttaatatatttttttaaatatatattgtttgtttcAGATGGTCTTCTACACTCACTCATTGCCATTGCCATTATTTTTGGGAATATTCCCTCAACTCTACAACACAACTTTTAGTTTGACATCATTTTGTTGGTTAATTCTTGCTCTGAATATTGTAACTCAAATATACTGCTCACATTCCGTCCATGAACTAGCAACAAAGAAGTCTTCAATGACTGTGACATTTATATTAACATTGAGAAAATTTATATCTCTTCTCATATCTTCtatagtttttaaaagtaatttaactcTTTTACACATTATAGGTGCAGTGCTAGTTACGGTGggcacatatttttattttgacttcTTCATTGCTAGAAAACAAGTACCTGTCagtttaaatgataaaaatcaattaaatagaaaaaacaGCTGAtgtgaattttataaattattatacaggGATAGTGATGTAATAACTTAGAATCTGTTTTGAAGATCTTTATTTACAATGTTAAGCCAGTATTTGGTAAATAAAAccattatttaaaatctaataatttattttttgtagacttaaaagtaattatatacctattacaGAAGACAGTAAGGTGCCAACTGAAACAGtcacattattaaaattgataatttatacaaatatgtaatttacaAGGAGGGgctgaaacaactttttcggatttctGGGGAGGAGTCCTCGCataaccatggttgctgtaaagtatcctaAATGTTGAGAAtgtaaaaacctaataaaccacAATAAAATCCGATAAAGTCATTTCATTATACTAAGGagctgtttcaccagttgtgcaGGATACTGTATGATACGAAGATAGAAGATTATACATACgctacgaatagactttaacacagcaggaggtagaataggctaTTAGGACTTGTTTTACCTCAACTACAACTTCAcaattgcgaatagaaatatcccacaaatatatagaaatttgaTGGTAAAAAGGATTGATATATCAATAACTTATATCTGTTGAATACAGTCATCCTTCAATTAGCATTATCCACAACCAGTGAAATGAGTTCTAAAGCTTTATATAACACTAAATCTCAATACACACAAACTTAAATCACTTTCATCACTATAATACAGTTCATTAAAACTGTCCAAAATTATTACCAGTATTCATCACATGTTTAGTATCTGAAACacaaaatatgatttatataagtttgccatatttaaaaaaaaaaaagattattaaattaaatagattttagTGCTTATCGACCACTACAAGTGATTTTATTACaaccaaaaaaagaaatagtctAAGTCACAACAGTTTTAATACCTGTCGTTGATAAAAGTTGTGCGGACAGGACATGTGGTCCCAACGCTGGCTGactgtttatataaaacataaataacaaaCTCGAATTACCTGTTCCTACTGTCTGATCGACTGCGTTGTTCTCGAGAATTGGAACGTGATGTGGTGCGACGGTAGGGGCTTTTCTCTGGACTTATGTACCTGCTCTTGCTATCTGACCGGCTACGTCGGTCGCGTGATCGGGAGCGTCGCACGGAGGGTGAGCGGCGACGCACTGATGGGGAGCGTCTGGGAGATCCGGAGCGTCCCCGAGAATAAGATCGCCGACGTGGGCTACGACTGCGGGATCTGGAGATATTAGACAATTAAAACGAGGTACTTCCACTATTACAATGTTTCTGCCAGTTGTTTGTAATTCTGCCGGTTTATACTTCCATCCCCTTAAGGATATTGACTTGTATATACTATATTGATACATAGCCTATCACGTTTTGTGTGATATTGCTAGggcagtattttttatatttaagttagtAATATTTGTACACTAATTAAtggtaactaaatatttaaagttaaatatttattttctccccacataaataatttaacttcgCTCGcaaaatacgtatttattttttctatttctatataCAGGTATAAGGTAAGGTAGTGCTAAGTATAGGATTCAAAAAGTACCGAGACTTGGTGAGCCTGAAGGTCGTCGAGCGTTGTGAGGTCTCCTGTGAGGCCGAAGGGGGTTCGAATACCTTGGCTGAGCTAGTTTCAACGTGATCTTCAAATGATGACTTTAACCAGAAGTTTCGAGAACAAATTGCGGACACGGGGAGAAGTTGAGCGTCGTAAGTCGGTGTTTATTTCGGTGACTCGATGACGACGAGAGTGTGCAGACGTGAAGCATCAGGATTTTGAAATGATTACACAGGACTTTGTAGGTTCCTACTGTGTGGCTCTCATTAGTTTTAAGATTTGGGTCCAGGCATTTAGGAATTACAGGATTAGGTTATGGCCGTTAAGAGGAAGGGGATGCAGTTGGCGAAGGCTTCAGCTGCGCGTAGTAGTTTGGAGAGCCGATCGCAGAAGTCGAGCGGGATGTAGTTGCGAGCGACGGTCGCGGATGTCTTATTGGTAAAGAAGCCGTAGTTGTGGTGAAGAGATGTGGTGAGGTCGTTGGTGTGTTGGTGGTTGGTTGATAAAATGGACCTGCAAACGTTCCAACACCCACCACATTTAGTTACTCCTTTTTGAATTAATCTAACAAATCtaccaaaaattttattatttaaagcgaAACTCAAATTGTGAATATTTCTTTAGATGAGGGTaaaatacattacatttttactttCAACTAGGGCACCAGTGCATTAtgcatttaatattaaaaaaaaatcatattatttcACTGCACGGCTGAATGCATTAGTGCCACAAGATTAgatgttataaaattatctcTCTTTATAATATCTGTTAACTTACCTGGAGTACCGTCTATCTCTTCGTGTTCTACCATTCGACATCTCAACTCGAATTCTTGTTCCACAGCAACGTCTGAGAAGTATTGTAATTTccatgaaattttattttacacaaaaataggACAGAGATAGGCACaagattttaaaatacttatattatctaaacaaatattaaagtgTTCCCCATTCCAAGACAagagaaaatttaaaagaaaaaaactcaTCTCAGTCTTAGTTTGGAGGTATTATAATCTAGCACACTTATGACTCAAGCGTTTCACATTAAAGGTGGAACGGATCTAAGGAGCGTGCAAACAAATACAATGAATTTACCTacaaagataaattaatatttagaataACCCAACACATTAGAAGtacttttcataatttaaaactcTTCAAAAGACTTAGTTATGTCCCTAGCAAAAACTTGTTAAATCCAATAGATtcaaagttatatatatatatatatatatatatatatatatatataaatactccGTAAATGCTAATAATtcatagtaatttaaatttgtttcacCTACACACTAGACGCAACATAGGTatgttaaaagaattttacacaaaaataaaattttaaaatacaaatggcTGGGATAGACCTATATTATATgctaatatctttttttttataaatttaagcccaaattttgagtttttttttaaagtgtataaTATTCAAAGCAAGGTAATATCGGCTAGGATTTAGATCAGGAActgcattttgaagttagataggttaaggtaattttttttaatccaaattATGTCGATAGATAAGTTATCACCTATTTTCATAAATAGCATATTAGAAAAGAACTTgctttcaaatattaataataataatatattctttattgtacaccaaaatataaacaaacagactactgtttaacttaaaaaaaaaaaagatgtacaaaggcgatcttatcgctcaagagcgatttcttcaagataacctttgggcataggacacgatatagtagtgacggataggaagtgtacaatattcttaaagatgaataaaaaatagcgTATGAAATATTGTCCTATGTAGAAATgtgaaaaaatttatttgacCTTTCTGACGGCTGCATAAGCTCTGCACTAGAGGCAATTTTTTGCATTACTGAACCAGCAACTTGAGACCATTTAGgacaaattaatgaaaattttacaagTACTTTAAAATCAGTTTTATTTTCACTACAATAGCTTTCTTAAGCAAATAACTAACTAAATTGACTTATGATTTGACAAAAAGTCTAGTTAATGAAAAGTGTATTTTTCAAGACTTAAGACACTAGTTACTAAAGACCATAATGCCATAGTAGCGTCGCTATTTGAAACTTCAAATAACATGAGTGATGCAGCAAAGCCACTCGAAATAGTACTTCAAATTAGCCGGACGCCATGTCAACGACACTCAGGTGCTATTCAACTATTTCTATGACACTACTATCTGctgatttttaaacatatacaaaaatcatAGTCAATAACGTAGAGTCGTAAAGTATGGATCGAAAATTTGTAGCCAAAATGGCGACTAACAACATGGCGTCTGGTCTACAACGGAATCAGAAGAAATCGATAACTGCGCgtattatgaataatttatttcaacataTACTATATTACTTAGATACTTACGTGCCGTCTAAACCACGAACAGAATCTTCTGCGTCACGGGGATCTTCATACTCCACGAATGCAAACCCCGGTGGATTTCTCGCAACCCACACATTTCTAATGCTTCcatattttgaaaatactttCTCAATCTCATATTTGGATGCATTTGTTCCAAGATTACCTACATACACTTTGCAAGAAAGATCCCATTCGCGATAGCGTGACATCTGTAACAATAATTACACTTTACATGTGGGCCGCCCGCCATATTGATCCGTCCATGATAAATTTATTGGAAGAAAACACGTTATCGTTATTACTAGGAACTACACCTTACCTTAAATGTAatggtattttatatttaaataaaaaaaatatatatatgctttCGATTTCCAATGAAAACCACGTCTGCTTCAAACACTAAAATGAACTGGAATGAAAATGAAGCGAAAGTGATTGTCAAAATGTCAAGATCCACGAAGTGCCCTGTACCAAAGAGCGTAGTactgattttatgtttttatgtcAAAAGTGAGTTACATAACTGTGAATGGATCCATAGACAACtcattcgaaaatatttttcaaacttttaccattaataagacaaaataattaaatatatatgtaataatgttcTTGATATTCTAACTTTTAGTAAATTCCGAAg
This is a stretch of genomic DNA from Melitaea cinxia chromosome 2, ilMelCinx1.1, whole genome shotgun sequence. It encodes these proteins:
- the LOC123666202 gene encoding UDP-xylose and UDP-N-acetylglucosamine transporter-like; the encoded protein is MAHLKFTNKVFFTCCCNAFLMEILMARAPDSANLVTFLQFFFISLQGFITLKYNVLQPKIPLRQYVLLISLYFITSVANNYVYALNVPSTLHMIIRSASSPASMLVSWYVKKRKPRTNAMIGSVIISIGVLLATLGGATVVEERKGTFLHWCLGVSILLTMLIVGALVGIQQEILFTKYGKHPEEMVFYTHSLPLPLFLGIFPQLYNTTFSLTSFCWLILALNIVTQIYCSHSVHELATKKSSMTVTFILTLRKFISLLISSIVFKSNLTLLHIIGAVLVTVGTYFYFDFFIARKQVPVSLNDKNQLNRKNS
- the LOC123662390 gene encoding pre-mRNA-splicing factor 38A-like, with amino-acid sequence TPTYDAQLLPVSAICSRNFWLKSSFEDHVETSSAKVFEPPSASQETSQRSTTFRLTKSRSRSRSPRRRSYSRGRSGSPRRSPSVRRRSPSVRRSRSRDRRSRSDSKSRYISPEKSPYRRTTSRSNSREQRSRSDSRNRY
- the LOC123666212 gene encoding RNA-binding protein 1-like is translated as MSRYREWDLSCKVYVGNLGTNASKYEIEKVFSKYGSIRNVWVARNPPGFAFVEYEDPRDAEDSVRGLDGTRCCGTRIRVEMSNGRTRRDRRYSRSILSTNHQHTNDLTTSLHHNYGFFTNKTSATVARNYIPLDFCDRLSKLLRAAEAFANCIPFLLTAIT